A single window of bacterium DNA harbors:
- the rplL gene encoding 50S ribosomal protein L7/L12: protein MNKDEFIAMVEGMTVLELHEIVKALEDRFGVTAAAPAAAAAAPGAAAAVVEEKTEFDVILTGFGANKIQVIKVVRELTGLGLKEAKDLVEGVPKPVKEAIAKKDAEGMKKKIEDVGGTAEIK from the coding sequence ATGAACAAGGATGAATTCATCGCAATGGTCGAGGGGATGACGGTTCTCGAGCTGCACGAGATCGTGAAGGCGCTCGAGGACCGCTTCGGCGTGACGGCGGCGGCTCCCGCGGCGGCCGCGGCGGCTCCCGGTGCGGCGGCGGCCGTGGTGGAGGAGAAGACGGAGTTCGACGTGATCCTCACCGGCTTCGGCGCCAACAAGATCCAGGTCATCAAGGTGGTCCGCGAGCTCACCGGCCTGGGACTCAAGGAGGCCAAGGACCTGGTCGAGGGCGTTCCCAAGCCGGTCAAGGAAGCGATCGCCAAGAAGGACGCCGAGGGAATGAAGAAAAAGATCGAGGATGTCGGGGGAACCGCGGAAATAAAGTAA
- the rplJ gene encoding 50S ribosomal protein L10 has protein sequence MNKIGKAETVEALKAAIAAQRGAVVAEYRGLKVLEITALRKKLRAIDAEVRVVKNTLIRRAAEGTPFEELSAHFTGPTAVAFSHGDPVAMAKVMKEFAAASPKVTLRAGFVEGRVLSAKDVETLASVPSREILLSRLVGGLASPITRLAQAFSGPPRKLVYVLESIRKQKPAEAVAG, from the coding sequence GTGAATAAAATCGGAAAAGCGGAAACGGTCGAAGCGTTGAAGGCCGCCATAGCGGCGCAGCGCGGGGCCGTGGTGGCGGAGTACCGGGGGCTGAAGGTCCTGGAGATCACGGCCCTCCGAAAGAAGCTTCGCGCGATCGACGCCGAGGTCAGGGTGGTGAAGAACACGCTGATCCGGCGGGCCGCGGAGGGGACGCCGTTCGAGGAACTCTCCGCGCATTTCACGGGACCGACGGCAGTTGCGTTTTCGCATGGCGATCCCGTCGCGATGGCGAAGGTGATGAAGGAGTTCGCGGCCGCCAGTCCCAAGGTGACGCTCCGGGCGGGGTTCGTGGAGGGGAGGGTCCTCTCCGCGAAGGACGTCGAGACCCTGGCGAGCGTTCCTTCCCGCGAGATCCTGCTCTCACGGCTGGTCGGCGGTCTGGCTTCGCCGATCACGCGACTGGCCCAGGCGTTCTCCGGGCCGCCGCGCAAGCTGGTGTACGTCCTCGAGTCCATCCGCAAGCAGAAGCCCGCGGAAGCGGTCGCAGGCTGA
- the rplA gene encoding 50S ribosomal protein L1 — MPRQGKKYLESRGKVNREAKYSLDESLDLLKETARAKFDETVEVAMRLGVDPKYPDQQVRGSVVLPHGTGKSVRVLVFAKGEKVKEATDAGADFVGGDDLLAKIQGGWLDFDKAVATPDMMGGVGRIGKLLGPRGLMPNPKSGTVTFDVARAVRDLKGGKVDFRVDKTATLHAGIGKASFGKEKLRENFLAFFEAVVKAKPSGAKGMYIRTLSLSTTMGPGIRMNFNALLLEK, encoded by the coding sequence ATGCCGCGTCAAGGGAAAAAGTACCTGGAATCACGGGGCAAGGTGAACAGGGAGGCAAAGTACTCTCTCGACGAGTCGCTGGACCTTCTGAAGGAGACGGCCCGGGCGAAATTCGACGAGACGGTGGAGGTCGCGATGCGCCTGGGGGTCGATCCGAAGTATCCGGACCAGCAGGTCCGGGGCTCGGTGGTCCTCCCCCACGGGACGGGAAAGAGCGTGCGCGTCCTGGTGTTCGCCAAGGGGGAAAAGGTCAAGGAGGCGACGGACGCCGGCGCCGACTTCGTCGGCGGGGACGACCTGCTGGCGAAGATCCAGGGCGGATGGCTCGACTTCGACAAGGCGGTCGCCACCCCGGACATGATGGGAGGGGTCGGCCGGATCGGGAAGCTGCTCGGCCCCCGCGGGCTGATGCCGAACCCGAAATCCGGGACCGTCACCTTCGACGTCGCGAGGGCCGTGCGGGACCTGAAGGGCGGGAAGGTCGACTTCCGCGTCGACAAGACCGCCACGCTCCACGCCGGGATCGGCAAGGCCAGTTTCGGGAAAGAGAAACTCCGGGAGAACTTCCTCGCCTTCTTCGAGGCGGTCGTGAAGGCGAAGCCGTCGGGGGCCAAGGGGATGTACATCCGCACCCTTTCGCTCTCCACGACGATGGGGCCCGGGATACGGATGAATTTCAACGCGCTGCTCCTGGAGAAGTGA
- the rplK gene encoding 50S ribosomal protein L11: protein MAKKVVAQIKLQIVAGKANPSPPVGPALGQHGVNIMEFCKAFNAKTASQEGMVIPVVITVFADRSFTFITKTPPASVLLLKAAGLEKGSKTPKKEKCGKITRDKVEEIAKLKLVDLDVKDLAAAVKTVEGTARSMGLDVV, encoded by the coding sequence ATGGCGAAAAAAGTCGTTGCCCAGATCAAGCTGCAGATCGTGGCCGGGAAGGCGAACCCGTCGCCCCCCGTGGGGCCCGCCCTCGGGCAGCACGGCGTGAACATCATGGAATTCTGCAAGGCGTTCAACGCGAAGACGGCGTCCCAGGAGGGGATGGTCATCCCCGTGGTGATCACCGTGTTCGCGGACCGGTCGTTCACCTTCATCACCAAGACTCCGCCGGCGTCGGTCCTCCTGCTCAAGGCCGCGGGGCTCGAGAAGGGCAGCAAGACCCCGAAGAAGGAAAAGTGCGGAAAGATCACGCGGGACAAGGTCGAGGAGATCGCGAAGCTGAAGCTGGTCGACCTCGACGTGAAGGACCTGGCCGCCGCGGTCAAGACGGTCGAGGGGACGGCGCGCAGCATGGGGCTCGACGTCGTCTGA
- the nusG gene encoding transcription termination/antitermination protein NusG, whose protein sequence is MTKQWFVVHTYSGYEKKVRESLLNRIVTEGMQDRFGDVLIPAETVVEMKNGKKKTGTRSFFPGYLLVNMDLDEETWHLVRHTPKVTGFVGGQHPAPIPEPDVEDIKSQMVEGRLKPKPKITFTEGENVRVIDGPFATFSGVVDSIKPDKGKVTVLVSIFGRATPVELDFTQVEKA, encoded by the coding sequence ATGACGAAACAGTGGTTCGTCGTTCATACCTATTCCGGGTATGAAAAGAAGGTCAGGGAATCCCTGTTGAACCGGATCGTCACGGAAGGGATGCAGGACCGGTTCGGCGACGTCCTGATCCCGGCCGAGACGGTCGTCGAGATGAAAAACGGGAAGAAGAAGACCGGGACGCGGTCCTTCTTCCCCGGATACCTCCTTGTCAACATGGATCTCGACGAGGAGACCTGGCACCTCGTGCGGCACACCCCGAAAGTCACCGGGTTCGTCGGCGGCCAGCACCCGGCCCCCATCCCCGAGCCCGACGTCGAGGACATCAAGTCGCAGATGGTCGAGGGCCGGCTGAAGCCCAAGCCGAAGATCACCTTCACCGAGGGGGAGAACGTCCGCGTGATCGACGGCCCCTTCGCCACCTTTTCCGGCGTCGTGGACAGCATCAAGCCGGACAAGGGGAAGGTGACCGTCCTCGTATCCATCTTCGGACGAGCCACCCCGGTGGAGCTCGATTTCACGCAGGTCGAAAAAGCGTAA
- the secE gene encoding preprotein translocase subunit SecE, protein MAKTIKDRLLERLPGTRTATDEGRGAAAPVGIVPRVTGFYQEWITEMKKVTWPGRKDTISSTAVVIVTVLIIVAFLGLVDFALGRITQSILSF, encoded by the coding sequence ATGGCGAAGACGATCAAGGACAGGCTGCTGGAACGTTTGCCCGGCACCCGGACCGCTACCGACGAGGGCAGGGGTGCGGCGGCCCCGGTCGGCATCGTTCCGCGGGTGACCGGTTTTTACCAAGAGTGGATCACCGAGATGAAGAAGGTCACCTGGCCGGGGCGGAAGGACACGATCTCGTCCACTGCGGTGGTCATCGTGACCGTCCTCATCATCGTGGCGTTCCTTGGCCTGGTGGACTTCGCCCTCGGACGAATCACCCAGTCGATCCTGAGCTTCTGA
- the rpmG gene encoding 50S ribosomal protein L33 yields MRDIIILACVDCKNRNYTTTKNKKTTPDKLELKKFCSTCRKHTAHKETK; encoded by the coding sequence ATGCGGGACATCATCATACTGGCGTGCGTCGACTGCAAGAACCGGAACTACACGACCACGAAGAACAAGAAGACCACGCCCGACAAGCTCGAGCTGAAGAAGTTCTGCTCCACGTGCCGGAAGCACACGGCGCACAAGGAGACCAAGTAG
- the tuf gene encoding elongation factor Tu, which yields MSKQKFERTKPHVNVGTIGHVDHGKTTLTAAITKVLATRGLADFIAFDQIDKAPEERERGITIATAHVEYQTKNRHYAHVDCPGHADYIKNMITGAAQMDGAILVVSAADGPMPQTREHILLARQVGVPYIVVFLNKVDMVDDPELLDLVELEVRELLSKYDFPGDKTPIIRGSALKALECGCGKEDCPNCKCIYELTSAVDSYVPMPERAIDKPFLMAVEDVFSISGRGTVVTGRVERGVVKVGDEVEIIGLRDTQKTVATGVEMFRKLLDQGQAGDNIGVLLRGTKKDDVERGQVLAKPGSITPHKKFKASAYILTKEEGGRHTPFFNGYRPQFYFRTTDVTGVGTLPEGVEMVMPGDNIQMSVELITPVAMEKELRFAIREGGRTVGAGVVAEITE from the coding sequence ATGTCCAAGCAGAAATTCGAGCGTACGAAGCCGCACGTGAACGTGGGGACGATCGGCCACGTGGATCACGGGAAGACGACGCTGACGGCGGCGATCACGAAGGTTCTCGCGACCCGCGGGTTGGCGGATTTCATCGCCTTCGACCAGATCGACAAGGCGCCGGAGGAGCGTGAGCGGGGGATCACGATCGCGACGGCGCACGTGGAGTACCAGACGAAGAACCGTCACTACGCGCACGTGGACTGCCCGGGTCATGCGGACTACATCAAGAACATGATCACGGGTGCGGCGCAGATGGACGGTGCGATCCTGGTGGTCTCCGCGGCGGACGGTCCGATGCCGCAGACCCGGGAGCACATTCTCCTGGCGCGTCAGGTCGGCGTTCCGTACATCGTCGTGTTTTTGAACAAGGTGGACATGGTGGACGATCCGGAGCTGCTGGACCTGGTGGAGCTGGAGGTCCGGGAGTTGCTGAGCAAGTACGATTTCCCCGGGGACAAGACCCCGATCATCCGCGGCAGCGCGTTGAAGGCCCTGGAGTGCGGGTGCGGGAAGGAAGACTGCCCGAATTGCAAGTGCATCTACGAGTTGACGTCGGCGGTCGACTCGTACGTTCCGATGCCGGAGCGTGCGATCGACAAGCCGTTCCTGATGGCGGTGGAGGACGTCTTCTCGATTTCCGGCCGCGGGACGGTGGTCACGGGCCGGGTGGAGCGCGGCGTGGTGAAGGTGGGGGACGAGGTGGAGATCATCGGGTTGCGGGACACGCAGAAGACGGTCGCGACGGGCGTGGAGATGTTCCGCAAGCTGCTGGACCAGGGTCAGGCCGGGGACAACATCGGGGTCCTGCTTCGCGGCACGAAGAAGGACGACGTGGAGCGCGGGCAGGTGTTGGCGAAGCCGGGATCGATCACCCCGCACAAGAAGTTCAAGGCGTCGGCGTACATCCTGACGAAGGAGGAGGGCGGTCGTCACACGCCGTTCTTCAACGGGTACCGTCCTCAGTTCTACTTCCGGACGACGGACGTTACGGGCGTGGGCACGCTTCCCGAGGGCGTCGAGATGGTGATGCCTGGGGACAACATCCAGATGTCGGTAGAGCTGATCACGCCGGTGGCGATGGAGAAGGAACTCCGGTTCGCGATCCGCGAGGGCGGACGGACCGTGGGCGCCGGCGTCGTCGCGGAAATCACCGAGTAG
- the rlmB gene encoding 23S rRNA (guanosine(2251)-2'-O)-methyltransferase RlmB, which produces MKDPGGSMWVTGRHPVEELLASATQRARKVLLSDVVPKEVRAGFEKRARDLALPCLTCPRQEWERRTGEREGGGIAAEIAGYVYAEMEGWISALPDAARVFLLDGITDPGNLGGILRSARAFAFDGVVLPADRSCPVTGAVFRASAGAAAHVPVVQVTNLARAIERLQEAGFWLYAAEGAEGTDLSGFAPAKRTAIVLGSEEKGIRRLARERCDGAVRIPMAPGAESLNVSVAAGIIAYSIRKPLTSPAG; this is translated from the coding sequence ATGAAGGATCCAGGCGGCTCCATGTGGGTGACGGGCAGGCATCCCGTCGAGGAACTCCTCGCTTCGGCGACGCAGCGGGCACGGAAAGTACTCTTGAGCGACGTGGTCCCGAAAGAGGTTCGGGCCGGGTTCGAAAAGCGCGCAAGGGATCTCGCGCTGCCGTGCCTCACCTGTCCCCGCCAGGAATGGGAGCGGCGCACGGGGGAGCGCGAGGGGGGCGGGATCGCCGCGGAGATCGCCGGGTACGTGTACGCGGAGATGGAGGGGTGGATCTCCGCGTTGCCCGATGCGGCGAGGGTGTTCCTGCTGGACGGGATCACCGACCCGGGGAACCTGGGGGGAATCCTGCGCAGCGCGCGGGCGTTCGCCTTCGACGGCGTGGTCCTTCCCGCCGACCGGTCGTGCCCGGTTACCGGGGCGGTCTTCCGCGCGTCCGCCGGCGCCGCCGCGCACGTGCCGGTCGTCCAGGTGACGAACCTGGCCCGCGCCATCGAGCGCCTGCAGGAGGCCGGGTTCTGGCTTTACGCGGCGGAAGGGGCCGAGGGCACGGATCTTTCCGGGTTCGCCCCCGCGAAGCGCACGGCCATCGTTCTCGGGAGCGAGGAAAAGGGGATTCGCCGGCTGGCGCGGGAGCGTTGCGACGGCGCCGTCAGGATCCCGATGGCTCCCGGGGCCGAGTCGCTGAACGTATCCGTCGCAGCCGGGATCATCGCTTATTCCATCAGAAAACCATTGACATCTCCCGCCGGATAG